Proteins encoded together in one Hydrogenispora ethanolica window:
- a CDS encoding PLP-dependent aminotransferase family protein, whose product MNIEIDRAGSVPVYKQIRNQIRAFILSGALPPGYRLPPERKLADTLGVNRTTVLNAYRDLRADALIESRVGQGTVVASDCAAPGAAVNPAVPLEWRQLLSESAARMQQPLVSNVLKLANRSDLISFAAGFSATGCDPVAELLETQKRILRDYGSTALQYSATEGHLPLRESLCRLMEGRGIPATPEEVMVLAGSQQGIDLAARILLDPGDRVIVEEPTFFGALQIFQAAGARIIGVPSDRDGMRVDRLQPLLERYKPKFIYSVPTFQNPSGSVLSLERRRQLLDLAYQYHVPVIEDDAYAELRYDGRALPSLKALDQHDHVIYLSSFSKVLFPGLRVGWVAAARPLVRQYVLAKQIADLHTNSLAQWIMDDFLRRGVYAGQVRAVRDANRRSRDRMVAALKRHGLKAVEWFPPEGGLYFWCRLPDSLDQAALVAKAQEEGVVFVPGHIFYPAGGGQNSIRLSFASPAPEQIEPGVRRLMGAIQELLGRDSAGMGEPEGEIRPIL is encoded by the coding sequence ATGAATATCGAAATTGACAGAGCCGGCTCGGTTCCGGTCTATAAACAGATTCGCAATCAGATCCGCGCTTTCATCCTGTCGGGGGCGCTGCCGCCGGGTTACCGGTTGCCTCCCGAGCGCAAGCTGGCCGATACCTTGGGCGTCAATCGGACCACGGTCCTCAATGCTTACCGGGACCTGCGGGCCGATGCGCTGATCGAGTCGCGCGTCGGCCAAGGGACCGTGGTCGCGTCCGACTGCGCCGCGCCGGGAGCGGCGGTCAACCCCGCCGTCCCGTTGGAGTGGCGCCAGCTCCTCAGCGAAAGTGCCGCCCGGATGCAGCAGCCGCTGGTCAGCAACGTGCTCAAGCTGGCCAACCGTTCCGATCTGATCTCCTTTGCCGCCGGTTTCTCCGCCACCGGCTGCGACCCCGTGGCGGAGCTGTTGGAGACGCAAAAACGGATCCTGCGCGATTACGGCAGCACCGCGCTGCAGTATAGCGCCACCGAGGGACACCTGCCCTTGCGGGAGAGCCTGTGCCGGCTGATGGAAGGCCGGGGCATTCCGGCCACCCCGGAAGAGGTCATGGTGCTGGCCGGTTCGCAGCAGGGAATCGATCTGGCCGCCCGCATCCTGCTGGATCCCGGGGACCGGGTGATCGTCGAAGAACCCACCTTCTTCGGGGCCCTGCAGATCTTTCAGGCCGCCGGAGCCCGGATCATCGGCGTACCCAGCGACCGGGACGGCATGCGGGTCGACCGGCTCCAACCTTTGCTGGAACGGTATAAGCCCAAATTCATTTATTCGGTCCCGACCTTTCAGAATCCCTCGGGTTCGGTGCTGTCCCTGGAGCGCCGGCGCCAGCTCCTGGACCTCGCCTATCAATACCACGTGCCAGTGATCGAGGATGACGCCTATGCCGAGCTGCGCTACGACGGCCGGGCGCTCCCTTCCCTGAAGGCGCTGGACCAGCATGACCACGTGATTTACTTGAGTTCCTTCTCCAAAGTGCTCTTTCCCGGCCTGCGCGTCGGTTGGGTCGCCGCCGCCCGGCCGTTAGTCCGCCAATACGTCTTGGCCAAGCAAATCGCCGACCTGCACACCAACAGCCTGGCCCAATGGATCATGGACGATTTTCTGCGCCGGGGCGTCTACGCCGGGCAGGTCCGGGCGGTCCGCGACGCCAACCGCCGCAGCCGCGACCGGATGGTGGCGGCGCTCAAGCGGCACGGTCTGAAAGCCGTCGAGTGGTTCCCGCCCGAGGGCGGCCTGTATTTCTGGTGCCGGCTGCCGGACTCGCTGGACCAGGCGGCGCTGGTCGCCAAGGCCCAGGAAGAGGGGGTCGTCTTCGTGCCCGGCCATATCTTTTATCCCGCCGGCGGCGGCCAGAATTCCATCCGGCTCAGCTTCGCCTCGCCGGCGCCGGAGCAGATCGAGCCCGGCGTCCGGCGGCTGATGGGGGCGATCCAGGAGTTGCTGGGCCGGGACTCCGCTGGAATGGGAGAACCGGAGGGGGAGATTCGGCCCATCTTATGA
- a CDS encoding S-ribosylhomocysteine lyase → MNSTGNVESFALDHDRVTAPYVRKAKVLAVDPRFPECLISKFDVRFAQPNQKYLPNDALHTLEHLFATFVRQYTDALIDVSPMGCRTGFYFIFAGDREASWVAALVRRALEEVVAFRGGIPGAARKECGNYLEHDLESAQLWAARFLSVPEAELVQIYRG, encoded by the coding sequence TTGAATTCAACGGGCAATGTCGAGTCTTTTGCGTTGGATCACGACCGGGTGACCGCGCCGTATGTCCGCAAGGCGAAGGTGCTGGCGGTCGATCCCCGGTTTCCGGAGTGTCTGATCTCCAAGTTTGACGTGCGTTTCGCCCAACCGAATCAAAAATACTTGCCTAATGACGCCCTGCATACGCTGGAGCATCTTTTCGCTACGTTTGTCCGGCAATATACCGACGCCCTCATCGATGTCTCGCCGATGGGTTGCCGGACCGGGTTTTATTTCATTTTTGCCGGCGACCGGGAGGCGTCTTGGGTGGCGGCGCTGGTCCGCCGGGCGCTTGAGGAAGTGGTGGCCTTTCGCGGCGGGATTCCGGGCGCGGCCCGGAAAGAATGCGGCAATTACCTGGAACACGATCTGGAATCCGCCCAGTTGTGGGCGGCCCGTTTTTTAAGCGTGCCCGAGGCGGAATTGGTTCAGATTTACCGGGGGTAA
- a CDS encoding 2-hydroxyacyl-CoA dehydratase: MKVTFPYMGAVLIYEKLLQLFGHEVIVPPRPTQRTLDLGVKYSPEFACFPYKVLLGSYIEAIEMGADTVVTSGGSGPCRAGFYGEVHRKTLRELGYDVNFIVFDDIGRDPQLFLRNLRKVKGRASWPQTCRNVWTAYQLARAVDRLQRLVEVKRAYELQPNSINLAFEAIVSQFRSRGNTPAAIAALYRAGLDRLNAVPCREIPQRQRIRVGIVGEIYVVMESSINMNIAQTLNKLGCEVSRSMYISDWVDHAVWPKIFARKSGARLVEKSAPYLEIGIGGHERHNIGNIIQYREAGFDGVIHLMPFGCLPELVTQSLIPRIAEDWQIPVLTLALDEQSGLANNLTRVEAFVELLRSAKRSMAL; this comes from the coding sequence ATGAAAGTGACTTTCCCGTATATGGGGGCGGTGCTCATCTATGAAAAACTGCTCCAGCTGTTCGGCCACGAGGTGATCGTTCCGCCCCGTCCCACCCAGCGCACCCTCGATCTCGGCGTGAAGTACAGCCCCGAATTCGCCTGCTTTCCCTACAAAGTCCTGCTGGGATCGTATATCGAAGCCATCGAAATGGGAGCGGACACGGTGGTTACCTCCGGCGGGAGCGGACCTTGCCGCGCCGGATTTTACGGGGAAGTTCACCGGAAGACTCTGCGGGAGCTGGGCTATGACGTAAATTTCATCGTCTTCGACGATATCGGCCGCGATCCCCAGCTGTTCCTGCGCAACCTCCGCAAGGTCAAGGGGCGGGCTTCCTGGCCCCAGACTTGCAGGAATGTCTGGACTGCCTACCAATTGGCCCGCGCCGTGGACCGGCTGCAACGGCTGGTGGAGGTCAAACGGGCCTACGAGTTGCAACCAAACTCCATCAATCTGGCTTTTGAGGCCATCGTCAGCCAGTTCCGCAGCCGGGGCAATACGCCGGCGGCCATCGCCGCGCTTTACCGGGCCGGCTTGGATAGGCTGAACGCGGTCCCCTGCCGGGAGATCCCGCAACGGCAGCGGATCCGGGTGGGGATCGTCGGTGAGATTTACGTGGTCATGGAGTCCTCGATCAATATGAATATCGCCCAAACCCTGAATAAACTGGGATGCGAGGTTTCGCGGTCGATGTACATTTCGGACTGGGTCGACCATGCCGTCTGGCCGAAGATCTTCGCCCGCAAATCCGGCGCGCGGCTGGTGGAAAAGAGCGCCCCGTACCTGGAGATCGGAATTGGCGGCCACGAACGGCACAATATCGGCAATATCATCCAATACCGCGAAGCCGGTTTCGACGGAGTCATTCATCTGATGCCTTTCGGCTGTCTGCCGGAGCTGGTCACCCAGAGTCTGATTCCCCGGATCGCCGAGGATTGGCAGATTCCCGTTCTGACCCTGGCCCTGGATGAACAGAGCGGCCTGGCTAACAATCTCACCCGGGTGGAAGCTTTTGTGGAGCTTTTGCGGAGCGCGAAACGGAGTATGGCACTTTGA
- a CDS encoding class I SAM-dependent methyltransferase, which produces MSTLENSQALKQGQYANASRFNARIQLHARCASNQYPWPLWVFDQLEKRPGMKILELGCGTGLLWQVNGTRIPADWQITVSDFSEGMLAEAQKNLQAVRAALDFAVVDAQSIPHPDRSFDAVIANHLLYHLPDLNRALAEMARVLKSGGSFYASTIGMRNMLEMKELVREFTGNDNYQAVLGMVESNFSLDNGAAHLGPHFPAVRIARYENSLVINDPELLTEYILSCNDLRPGVVVLEAARAEAFKQYAAGLIQARGPLRITTESGMFICGK; this is translated from the coding sequence ATGAGTACCTTGGAGAACAGCCAGGCGCTGAAACAAGGACAATACGCCAACGCCAGCCGGTTTAACGCCCGGATCCAGCTCCACGCCCGTTGCGCCTCGAATCAATACCCCTGGCCGCTGTGGGTCTTCGATCAGCTGGAGAAGCGGCCGGGCATGAAAATTTTGGAGCTGGGCTGCGGCACGGGCCTGCTATGGCAGGTCAATGGCACGCGCATTCCGGCCGACTGGCAGATCACAGTCAGCGATTTTTCCGAAGGGATGTTGGCCGAGGCGCAAAAGAACTTGCAAGCGGTGCGCGCCGCCCTGGACTTCGCAGTGGTGGACGCCCAGAGCATTCCTCATCCGGACCGGTCCTTTGACGCGGTCATCGCCAACCACCTGCTGTACCACCTGCCCGACCTGAACCGGGCTCTCGCCGAGATGGCGCGGGTCCTGAAAAGCGGCGGCAGTTTCTATGCCAGCACCATCGGGATGCGCAACATGCTAGAAATGAAAGAACTGGTCCGGGAGTTCACCGGGAATGACAATTACCAGGCGGTCCTGGGCATGGTGGAAAGCAATTTTTCCCTGGACAACGGCGCGGCCCATCTGGGACCGCACTTCCCGGCGGTGCGGATCGCCCGCTATGAAAATTCCCTGGTCATCAACGATCCGGAGCTGCTGACGGAGTACATCCTCTCCTGCAATGACCTGCGCCCCGGCGTGGTGGTGCTGGAGGCGGCGCGCGCCGAAGCGTTCAAGCAATATGCGGCCGGATTGATTCAGGCCCGGGGCCCGCTCAGGATCACCACCGAATCGGGGATGTTCATCTGCGGCAAATGA
- a CDS encoding acyl-CoA dehydratase activase-related protein produces MKVGLPSALVNPYYITFWRTFFQELGLEVVETGQTTKELLNKGVRCAVPDICVPIKIYTGHVVELLEQGVDWVYIPRFVSIRKGDSFCPKFLGLPDMLRATVPGLEERLLTHHIHSETDNIASRENYWQIGKRFSDRPERIRAAIRRGAEKWREFRNLCCLDGYHCDTANEAVLKAANLKRPKHSIRIGVLGYVYNVYDHFISMNIINRLDKLGAAAVTFEMLKSSQVEKQLQQFSKTLFWTFSNKLLAGAYSFLEDPKIDGLIHVTAFGCGPDSFLGKWLELDADHFEKPLLTIRVDEHTGENHLQTRVEAFVDLIARQKRARECAG; encoded by the coding sequence ATGAAAGTCGGCCTGCCGTCGGCTTTGGTCAACCCGTATTACATCACGTTCTGGCGGACCTTCTTTCAGGAACTGGGGCTGGAAGTGGTGGAGACCGGCCAGACCACCAAGGAGCTGCTGAATAAGGGAGTCCGTTGCGCGGTCCCCGATATCTGCGTACCGATCAAGATTTACACCGGGCATGTGGTGGAACTGCTCGAGCAAGGGGTCGATTGGGTTTATATTCCGCGTTTCGTGTCCATTCGCAAGGGGGACTCGTTTTGCCCCAAGTTTCTGGGCCTGCCGGACATGCTGCGGGCCACGGTCCCGGGCCTGGAAGAGCGGCTGCTCACGCACCACATCCATTCGGAAACCGACAATATTGCGAGCCGTGAGAATTATTGGCAGATCGGCAAACGCTTCAGCGACCGGCCGGAGCGGATTCGGGCCGCCATCCGCCGGGGCGCCGAGAAGTGGCGGGAGTTCCGCAACCTTTGCTGCCTGGACGGATACCATTGCGATACGGCCAACGAAGCCGTGCTGAAGGCGGCCAATTTGAAAAGGCCCAAGCATTCCATACGCATCGGCGTGCTCGGCTATGTTTACAACGTCTATGACCATTTTATCAGCATGAATATCATCAATCGCCTGGATAAGCTGGGAGCGGCGGCGGTCACTTTCGAGATGCTCAAGAGCAGCCAGGTGGAGAAACAGTTGCAACAATTCAGCAAGACGCTGTTTTGGACCTTCTCCAACAAATTGCTGGCCGGCGCCTATAGTTTTTTGGAGGATCCCAAGATCGACGGCCTCATCCATGTCACGGCCTTCGGCTGCGGGCCCGACTCGTTCCTCGGCAAATGGCTGGAGCTGGATGCGGACCATTTTGAGAAACCGCTGCTCACGATCCGGGTGGACGAACACACCGGCGAAAATCACCTGCAAACCCGGGTGGAGGCGTTCGTCGACCTGATTGCCAGGCAGAAACGGGCAAGGGAGTGTGCCGGATGA
- a CDS encoding TetR/AcrR family transcriptional regulator, with amino-acid sequence MGKKELTKQRIIDTAIKLISSHGFNATTTALIAKELGLSEAIIFKYYGDKQNLLRHIGKLAADQIFENIALIPFLKNVEAAKEYPLREFLRSIALERLEFVEQNFELIKILMVEMQYSEDLLQLAQKRVYAKAYEAAGAIQQIFAAKTGISEQRARVIFRMWLGAFLSIVIQKFLLQVEFQPGEIDAELEDVLDAIESLVELSGPADSQGGNRP; translated from the coding sequence ATGGGCAAGAAAGAACTTACCAAGCAGCGGATCATCGATACCGCCATCAAACTCATTTCCAGCCATGGCTTTAATGCCACGACCACCGCGCTGATCGCCAAGGAACTTGGACTGTCGGAGGCGATCATCTTCAAATATTACGGCGACAAGCAGAATCTGCTACGACACATCGGCAAGCTGGCCGCGGACCAAATCTTTGAGAATATTGCCCTGATCCCCTTTTTGAAAAATGTGGAGGCCGCCAAGGAGTACCCGTTACGGGAGTTCCTCCGGTCGATCGCCCTGGAACGGTTGGAATTTGTCGAGCAGAACTTCGAGCTGATCAAGATTCTCATGGTGGAGATGCAATACAGCGAAGATTTGCTCCAATTGGCCCAAAAAAGGGTGTATGCCAAAGCCTATGAGGCGGCCGGGGCGATCCAGCAGATCTTCGCGGCCAAGACGGGAATCTCGGAACAGCGGGCCCGGGTGATCTTCCGGATGTGGCTCGGCGCGTTTCTTTCCATCGTAATTCAAAAATTTCTATTGCAAGTGGAGTTTCAACCGGGCGAGATCGACGCGGAACTGGAAGATGTGCTGGATGCCATCGAAAGTCTGGTCGAGCTGTCGGGACCCGCGGACTCCCAAGGAGGGAACCGGCCATGA
- a CDS encoding BMP family protein — protein MKSKLAVVLLALSLIFAINVQAKEAAAHKIVLVLPGPINDQSWNATNYSGLVACNKQLGTKIEYIENVQQSDFESTFRNYGQRNYDLVIAAGTQFDDAAVKIAPLYPKTRYLIINGAKGIAPNLTGVTIREWESGYLAGILAGLSTKTGIIGEMGGFPNPIMVETLNAMAAGAKSVNPKFKKAIITYANSWSDVSKGKEIGQSMVENGADVLFAYANQAGLGTLMAAKEANVKFIGFASDQNDAAPNLIPGSVLYKYDKLYLFVVGSFLKGQLKPVVSTVGLKEGIIDVVYAKSATAQMKSEVAKAMKAIESGKLNLGKK, from the coding sequence ATGAAAAGCAAGTTAGCAGTGGTCCTACTGGCGCTCTCCCTGATCTTCGCCATCAACGTCCAGGCGAAAGAGGCGGCCGCCCATAAGATCGTGCTGGTGCTGCCCGGCCCCATCAACGATCAAAGCTGGAACGCGACCAACTACAGCGGCCTGGTGGCCTGCAACAAACAGCTGGGAACCAAGATCGAGTACATCGAGAATGTACAGCAGTCGGATTTCGAATCGACCTTCCGCAATTACGGACAACGCAATTACGATCTGGTGATCGCCGCCGGCACTCAGTTTGACGATGCCGCGGTCAAGATCGCGCCGCTCTATCCGAAGACGCGCTATCTGATCATCAACGGCGCCAAAGGGATCGCTCCCAACCTGACCGGCGTCACCATCCGCGAGTGGGAGAGCGGCTACCTGGCGGGAATCCTGGCCGGTTTGTCCACCAAAACGGGGATCATCGGCGAGATGGGAGGCTTCCCCAATCCGATCATGGTCGAGACCCTGAACGCCATGGCCGCCGGAGCCAAGAGCGTCAATCCCAAGTTCAAGAAGGCGATCATCACCTACGCCAACTCCTGGTCCGATGTGAGCAAGGGCAAAGAGATCGGCCAGTCGATGGTGGAGAACGGCGCCGACGTCCTCTTCGCCTATGCCAACCAGGCCGGCCTGGGCACGCTGATGGCGGCCAAGGAAGCCAACGTCAAATTCATCGGCTTCGCCAGCGACCAGAATGATGCCGCCCCCAACCTGATCCCGGGCAGCGTCTTGTACAAGTACGACAAACTCTACCTCTTCGTGGTCGGCAGCTTCCTTAAAGGCCAGCTGAAGCCGGTAGTCAGCACCGTCGGCCTGAAGGAAGGCATCATCGATGTCGTCTATGCCAAGTCAGCCACCGCCCAGATGAAATCGGAAGTGGCCAAAGCCATGAAAGCGATCGAATCGGGCAAGCTCAATCTGGGTAAGAAGTAA
- a CDS encoding PLP-dependent aminotransferase family protein, whose product MMIQFAQRMEHLRPSEIREMLKVTEDEAIISLAGGNPAPELFPVSAMAATTQAVLEEAGGQALQYSTTEGFAPLRAQIAERMNRKFKTAFAARNILITNGSQQGLDLSGKVFLNEGDAVLCEKPMYLAAINAFRVFRPRFVEVPTDSEGMITAELERLLATTDRLKLVYVVPDFQNPTGISWSAERRRQFMDAVSRYDIAVIEDNPYGELRYEGELLPSLKSMDRKGQVICFGTFSKTFCPGLRVGWVAAEESILEKYILVKQSADLHTSSLSQRTISKFLDSYDFDANVEIIKATYKKRRDIMLRCMAKEFPAEIRYTQPHGGLFIWVELPSCLNARDILTVCLEHQVAFVPGGAFFPNGGMENTMRLNFSNMTEERIAEGIRRLGKVLRQMLNPAAH is encoded by the coding sequence ATGATGATTCAGTTTGCCCAGCGGATGGAGCACCTGCGACCCTCGGAGATCCGGGAAATGCTGAAAGTCACCGAGGATGAGGCGATCATCTCGCTCGCCGGCGGAAATCCGGCTCCGGAATTGTTTCCCGTCAGCGCGATGGCCGCCACCACCCAGGCCGTGCTGGAGGAGGCCGGCGGCCAGGCGCTGCAGTACAGCACCACCGAAGGTTTCGCGCCATTGCGCGCCCAGATTGCCGAACGGATGAACCGGAAGTTCAAAACCGCCTTCGCCGCGCGCAATATCCTGATCACCAACGGTTCGCAGCAGGGATTGGACCTCTCCGGCAAGGTTTTCCTGAATGAAGGGGACGCGGTGCTTTGCGAGAAGCCGATGTATCTGGCGGCCATCAATGCCTTCCGGGTCTTCCGGCCGCGCTTTGTGGAGGTTCCGACCGACTCCGAGGGAATGATCACTGCCGAGCTGGAACGGCTGCTGGCCACCACCGACCGGCTGAAGCTCGTCTATGTGGTGCCGGACTTCCAGAATCCCACCGGCATCTCCTGGTCGGCCGAGCGGCGCCGCCAATTCATGGACGCGGTCAGCCGCTACGATATCGCGGTGATCGAGGATAATCCCTACGGCGAATTGCGCTACGAAGGCGAGCTGCTGCCTTCCCTGAAATCCATGGACCGCAAGGGGCAGGTCATCTGTTTTGGCACCTTCTCCAAAACCTTCTGTCCCGGCTTGCGGGTGGGCTGGGTGGCGGCGGAGGAATCGATCCTGGAAAAATATATCCTGGTCAAGCAAAGCGCCGACCTGCACACCTCGTCCCTAAGCCAACGGACGATCTCCAAATTCCTGGATAGTTACGATTTTGACGCCAATGTCGAAATCATCAAGGCTACCTATAAAAAGCGGCGCGACATCATGCTGCGGTGTATGGCGAAGGAGTTTCCGGCGGAGATCCGCTACACCCAACCCCACGGCGGGCTGTTCATCTGGGTTGAGCTGCCGTCCTGCCTCAATGCCCGGGATATCCTGACCGTCTGTCTGGAGCATCAGGTGGCGTTCGTGCCGGGCGGCGCCTTTTTCCCCAACGGCGGCATGGAAAATACCATGCGTCTGAACTTCTCCAATATGACGGAAGAGCGGATCGCCGAGGGCATCCGGCGGCTGGGCAAAGTCCTGCGGCAAATGCTGAATCCAGCGGCCCACTAA
- a CDS encoding 5'-methylthioadenosine/adenosylhomocysteine nucleosidase: MIGVITAVASERDAVLGRMQDVKAHTLHNIEFYEGSIGNTRCITAMSGVGKVNAARCTQLMVDRFRPDRVVNIGSAGALHPDLNVGDVIISTACVQHDVDLTAFGLEKGAFDESESRFIQADAAFMKQCQKAMAQVIDGAYQILTGPIATGDQFNDSLEHKVQLYEEFGAYCNEMEGAAVAQVCAMCEIPFVIIRSISDKPDDQSSVAMYENFKQLAAERCAEFLVRLVAVLENQDKG; encoded by the coding sequence ATGATTGGAGTAATTACCGCAGTTGCGTCGGAACGGGACGCCGTTCTCGGACGAATGCAGGATGTTAAGGCGCACACGCTTCACAATATCGAATTCTACGAAGGAAGCATTGGAAATACTCGTTGTATCACGGCCATGTCCGGGGTGGGCAAAGTCAACGCCGCCCGTTGCACCCAACTGATGGTGGATCGTTTCCGGCCCGACCGGGTGGTCAATATCGGCTCCGCCGGGGCGCTTCATCCCGACCTGAATGTCGGGGATGTGATCATCTCCACCGCCTGCGTCCAGCATGACGTGGACTTGACCGCCTTCGGCCTCGAGAAGGGCGCGTTTGACGAATCGGAAAGCCGCTTTATCCAGGCCGACGCCGCGTTCATGAAGCAGTGCCAAAAAGCGATGGCCCAAGTGATCGACGGAGCCTATCAGATCTTGACCGGCCCGATTGCCACCGGGGATCAATTCAACGATTCGCTGGAACACAAGGTCCAGTTGTACGAGGAGTTCGGCGCCTATTGCAACGAGATGGAGGGCGCCGCCGTGGCCCAGGTCTGCGCCATGTGCGAGATCCCTTTTGTCATTATCCGTTCCATCTCGGATAAGCCCGATGATCAATCGTCGGTGGCGATGTATGAGAATTTCAAGCAACTGGCCGCGGAACGGTGCGCCGAGTTTCTGGTTCGCTTGGTCGCGGTGCTGGAAAACCAAGATAAAGGATAA
- a CDS encoding AraC family transcriptional regulator produces MNYFQMVNEAIALIEEERGRNLSVAEIAERYDISRFYFSRIFKALTKQNVKEYLDGRRMAAAVAQLAATRRRILDIALDCGYESHAVFTRKFKQCFGITPAQFRKSGGELPVCPRLAVVERQFKNLHRQLIVDFERQSLGPLRLVGQSIRFNPDREADLRRVKAFYGRFTAEYLIGKGIDSVYNVTGSEARPGDRFDYFAGFPPPAGAVPDGLVPLTLPASDYAVFRYKNSLEGIHRTVAGDVWTAVLLSGLTLNRIGIHFFELYQRGYERTKQFLLYVPVRP; encoded by the coding sequence ATGAATTATTTTCAAATGGTCAATGAGGCCATCGCCCTGATCGAGGAGGAGCGGGGGCGGAATCTCAGCGTGGCCGAGATCGCGGAGCGGTACGACATTTCCCGGTTCTATTTCAGCCGGATCTTTAAGGCGCTGACCAAACAGAATGTCAAGGAGTACCTGGACGGGCGGAGGATGGCCGCGGCCGTGGCGCAGCTGGCCGCCACCAGGCGGCGGATCCTCGACATCGCCCTGGATTGCGGCTATGAGTCGCACGCGGTCTTCACCCGCAAGTTCAAGCAGTGCTTCGGCATCACCCCCGCCCAATTCCGGAAGTCCGGCGGGGAATTGCCCGTCTGCCCCCGGCTCGCAGTGGTGGAACGGCAATTCAAAAACCTCCACCGGCAGCTGATCGTCGACTTCGAACGGCAGAGCCTCGGCCCGCTCCGGCTGGTGGGCCAGTCCATCCGCTTCAACCCGGACCGGGAGGCGGATCTGCGGCGGGTGAAGGCTTTCTATGGGCGCTTTACCGCCGAGTACCTGATCGGGAAGGGGATTGACAGCGTCTACAATGTGACCGGGAGCGAGGCACGCCCTGGCGACCGGTTTGACTATTTCGCCGGATTTCCGCCGCCGGCCGGGGCGGTCCCGGACGGGCTCGTCCCGTTGACCTTACCCGCCTCCGATTACGCGGTGTTTCGCTACAAGAACAGCCTGGAGGGGATCCACCGTACCGTGGCGGGGGATGTCTGGACGGCGGTCCTGCTGTCCGGACTCACGTTGAACCGGATCGGCATCCATTTCTTCGAGCTCTACCAGCGGGGCTACGAACGGACCAAACAGTTCCTGCTCTATGTGCCGGTACGGCCTTAG
- a CDS encoding acyl-CoA dehydratase activase, which produces MVGAFLGVDVGSVSTNIVAVSPEGAVLSRQYIRTNGQPLECVKGGLKELQKALPELDVLGVGATGSGRQLAGILMGADIVKNEITAHAVATTHFYPDVRTIFEIGGQDSKIIFIKNGMVVDFAMNTVCAAGTGSFLDHQAERLKIPIEHFGELALSSRAEVRIAGRCTVFAESDMIAKQQYGFSKADIIKGLCEALVRNYINNLGRAKALEPPFVFQGGVAANRGIVAAFEKEVGCPVIVPDHFDVMGAIGAALLAKDSIESSGGRTGFRGFETADMDLAPRTFQCSDCSNSCEVIEVLAAGNPIARWGDKCGKWTNAILGSVGSGGPAIKHTA; this is translated from the coding sequence ATGGTAGGGGCTTTTTTAGGAGTGGATGTCGGTTCGGTCAGCACCAATATCGTGGCCGTCAGCCCGGAGGGAGCGGTGCTGTCCCGGCAGTACATCCGTACCAACGGCCAGCCCTTGGAATGCGTCAAAGGCGGTTTGAAGGAGTTGCAAAAAGCCCTCCCGGAGCTGGATGTCCTGGGCGTGGGCGCCACCGGCAGCGGCCGGCAACTGGCCGGCATCTTGATGGGGGCGGATATCGTCAAGAACGAGATCACCGCCCACGCGGTCGCCACCACGCATTTCTATCCGGACGTCCGGACCATCTTTGAGATCGGCGGCCAGGATTCGAAGATCATCTTCATCAAAAACGGGATGGTCGTCGATTTTGCCATGAATACAGTCTGCGCCGCCGGCACCGGCTCTTTCCTGGACCATCAGGCGGAACGGCTGAAGATCCCCATCGAACACTTCGGCGAGCTGGCGCTCTCGTCCCGCGCCGAAGTGCGGATCGCCGGCCGGTGCACGGTCTTTGCGGAATCGGATATGATCGCCAAACAACAATACGGCTTTTCCAAAGCCGACATCATCAAGGGCCTCTGCGAGGCGCTGGTGCGCAACTACATTAACAATCTGGGCCGCGCCAAGGCATTGGAACCGCCCTTTGTCTTCCAGGGCGGAGTCGCCGCCAACCGCGGCATCGTGGCGGCGTTTGAAAAAGAAGTGGGTTGCCCGGTCATCGTGCCGGACCATTTCGATGTCATGGGCGCGATCGGCGCCGCTTTATTGGCCAAGGATTCTATCGAAAGCAGCGGCGGCCGGACCGGTTTCCGCGGCTTTGAGACCGCGGACATGGATCTGGCGCCCCGGACCTTCCAATGCAGCGATTGCTCTAACAGTTGCGAGGTGATCGAGGTCCTCGCCGCCGGCAATCCCATCGCCCGCTGGGGCGACAAATGCGGCAAATGGACCAATGCGATTCTGGGTTCGGTCGGCTCCGGCGGACCGGCCATCAAACATACGGCGTAG